A section of the Thunnus albacares chromosome 6, fThuAlb1.1, whole genome shotgun sequence genome encodes:
- the LOC122984713 gene encoding diablo homolog, mitochondrial-like — MAALRRWAGCLNFLRSSSRVLFSSRKPAVHKLGKWTNILYTSIASLTVGGGLCAVPFTQVDNLSHDSLIRRAASLVTGSSSTFLSQTTLALIDAITEYSKAVHTLVALQRRYVASLGKLTAAEEDSIWQVIIGQRAEVSDRQDECRRFESTWVNAVKLCETAAEAAYTSGAEQASITVQTNIQVAQSQVEEARKLSQDADKKLAETKVMEVERMSQHAASLESNNDEEDVPEAYLRED, encoded by the exons GAGTTCTTCTCGTGTCCTGTTCAGCAGCAGGAAACCTGCAGTCCACAAACTGGGAAAATGGACAAATATTCTGTACACCAGTATAGCATCTCTAACCGTGGGCGGTGGGCTCTGTGCTGTCCCTTTCACACAG GTGGATAATCTTTCTCATGATTCTCTTATCAGACGAGCAGCCTCTCTGGTTACAGGCAGTTCGAgcacttttctctctcagacCACCTTAGCACTCATAGATGCCATCACAGAGTATTCAAAG GCTGTGCACACACTCGTTGCTCTCCAAAGACGCTATGTAGCCTCCCTGGGAAAACTgactgcagcagaggaggattCCATCTGGCAAGTGATCATTGGCCAGCGAGCGGAG GTTAGTGACAGACAAGATGAATGCAGGCGTTTCGAGTCAACCTGGGTCAACGCCGTCAAGTTGtgtgaaacagcagctgaggctgcGTACACGTCAG GAGCTGAGCAGGCGTCCATCACGGTGCAGACAAACATTCAGGTGGCCCAATCCCAGGTGGAAGAAGCACGGAAACTCTCACAAGACGCAGATAAGAAGTTGGCTGAGACTAAAGTGATGGAGGTTGAACGGATGTCTCAACACGCTGCCTCCTTAGAGAGTAATAATGATGAGGAAGACGTGCCTGAGGCATATCTCCGAGAGGACTGA